One Mesorhizobium sp. J428 DNA segment encodes these proteins:
- a CDS encoding 3-hydroxybutyrate dehydrogenase yields the protein MEENAMPRVAIVTGSTSGIGLAIAEALADLGHTVVVNSFSDTEADHAVAKAIADGTGAKVVYRQADMSKADECRALVAWTEKEFGSVDILVNNAGIQYVAPVEEFPVEQWNRIIAINLSSAFHTTAAALPGMKVRDWGRIVNIASAHGLRASPNKSAYVAAKHGVVGLTKTVALENARSNITCNAVCPGFVLTPLVEKQIDDRAKELGLDRETVIRDVILEKQPSKKFATVGEIAAATLYLASEGAASVTGTTISVDGGWTAQ from the coding sequence ATTGAGGAGAATGCCATGCCAAGGGTAGCTATCGTCACCGGATCGACGTCCGGGATCGGTCTCGCCATCGCCGAGGCGCTTGCTGACCTCGGCCACACAGTCGTCGTCAATTCCTTTTCCGACACCGAGGCCGACCATGCGGTGGCGAAAGCCATCGCCGACGGCACGGGTGCGAAGGTCGTCTACCGCCAGGCCGACATGTCGAAAGCGGACGAGTGCCGCGCCCTCGTCGCCTGGACCGAGAAGGAGTTTGGCTCCGTCGACATCCTCGTCAACAATGCCGGCATCCAGTATGTCGCGCCAGTCGAGGAGTTCCCGGTCGAGCAGTGGAACCGCATCATCGCGATCAACCTCTCCTCCGCCTTCCACACCACCGCCGCCGCCCTGCCCGGCATGAAGGTCAGGGACTGGGGCCGCATCGTCAACATCGCCTCCGCCCACGGTCTGCGTGCCTCGCCGAACAAGTCGGCCTATGTCGCCGCCAAGCACGGCGTCGTCGGCCTCACCAAGACGGTGGCGCTGGAGAATGCCCGCTCCAACATCACTTGCAACGCCGTCTGCCCCGGCTTCGTGCTGACGCCGCTGGTCGAGAAGCAGATCGATGACCGGGCGAAGGAACTCGGTCTCGACCGCGAGACCGTCATCCGCGACGTCATCCTGGAAAAGCAGCCAAGCAAGAAGTTCGCCACGGTCGGCGAGATCGCCGCCGCGACGCTCTACCTCGCGTCGGAGGGTGCTGCCTCCGTCACCGGCACGACCATCTCGGTCGACGGCGGCTGGACGGCGCAGTGA
- a CDS encoding efflux RND transporter periplasmic adaptor subunit: protein MAKFRFHKVAAVAVLIGFAAWMGTGRFSSVGSASTETGAAQGEAKPAAVEAAPKAPRTVAVVTPPHIQHERAIHLSGQTQADKRAVLATRAAGIIEQLTVKQGDKVAAGQTILVLNAEDKPAMVETAKQLVKQRQAELEAAQRLAKTGTLAKLSLDTAVSALAQAESQLRAAQADLDRLTIVAPFAGIVDSVDVELGSAVAQGAQIATLLSLDPVVVKGEISERDLTYIKANDKADALLVNGERVTGTVRYISREAAAATRTFRVEVAIPNADERIPAGMTAEITVRASPADAVILPRSVVTLSANGDLGIRAVDKDGKIVFYPIDLMDDLTNGLVLGGVPKDARIVVAGQDLVTEGDIVNPVTADEQLIKKLVGEVAGTN from the coding sequence ATGGCGAAGTTCAGGTTCCACAAAGTCGCGGCTGTTGCTGTGCTCATCGGATTTGCCGCCTGGATGGGAACCGGAAGGTTCTCGTCGGTCGGTTCCGCATCGACGGAAACGGGGGCCGCGCAGGGCGAAGCAAAGCCGGCGGCTGTGGAGGCTGCGCCTAAGGCCCCGCGCACCGTCGCGGTTGTTACCCCGCCCCACATCCAGCATGAGCGCGCGATTCACCTTTCCGGCCAGACCCAGGCCGACAAACGCGCTGTGCTCGCCACGCGCGCGGCCGGCATCATCGAGCAGCTCACCGTCAAGCAGGGCGACAAGGTCGCCGCCGGACAGACCATCCTGGTGCTGAACGCCGAGGACAAGCCGGCGATGGTCGAGACCGCAAAGCAGCTGGTCAAGCAGCGGCAGGCCGAGCTGGAGGCCGCGCAGCGGCTGGCCAAGACCGGGACACTCGCCAAGCTCAGCCTCGACACGGCCGTATCGGCTCTCGCCCAGGCGGAATCGCAGCTCAGGGCTGCACAGGCCGATCTCGACCGCCTCACCATCGTCGCCCCGTTCGCCGGCATCGTCGACAGCGTCGACGTCGAGCTCGGCAGCGCCGTCGCGCAGGGCGCCCAGATCGCCACGCTGCTCAGCCTCGATCCCGTCGTGGTGAAGGGCGAGATCAGCGAGCGCGACTTGACCTACATCAAGGCCAACGACAAGGCCGACGCCTTGTTGGTCAACGGCGAACGCGTCACCGGCACCGTGCGCTACATCAGCCGCGAGGCGGCCGCGGCGACGCGCACTTTCCGGGTCGAGGTGGCGATTCCCAATGCGGACGAGCGCATTCCCGCCGGCATGACGGCCGAGATCACCGTGCGCGCGTCGCCCGCCGATGCGGTGATCCTGCCGCGCTCGGTGGTGACGCTCAGCGCCAATGGCGATCTCGGCATCCGCGCGGTCGACAAGGACGGCAAGATCGTCTTCTACCCGATCGACCTCATGGACGACCTTACCAACGGTCTGGTTCTCGGCGGCGTTCCGAAGGATGCGCGCATCGTCGTGGCCGGCCAGGATCTGGTCACCGAGGGCGATATCGTCAATCCGGTCACTGCCGACGAGCAGCTCATCAAGAAGCTGGTCGGCGAAGTCGCCGGCACCAATTGA
- a CDS encoding TetR/AcrR family transcriptional regulator — MNDSSASPDDLKRQRILERAAKVFLAYGIQRTTMDDIAKAAEMSRPALYLLFRNKIDIYQAIALSYFDASVAGARQVLAGDGPIDERLNLLLERSIFAMMEEFMRSPHGPEILDMKNQLAAEVLAGWKSTMASLVAEALDRAARDSGVDLAARGYSAETLASLFWDAIEGMKARLQNLDELRVAARSLVSMTARAVTPT; from the coding sequence TTGAACGATAGCAGTGCCAGCCCAGACGATCTGAAGCGCCAGCGCATCCTGGAGCGCGCGGCGAAAGTTTTCCTCGCCTATGGCATTCAGCGCACGACAATGGACGACATCGCCAAGGCCGCGGAGATGTCGCGGCCGGCGCTGTACCTGCTGTTCCGCAACAAGATCGACATCTACCAGGCCATCGCGCTCAGCTATTTCGATGCGTCCGTGGCGGGCGCACGACAGGTTCTGGCCGGAGACGGCCCGATCGACGAGCGGCTGAACCTTCTGCTCGAGAGATCGATTTTCGCGATGATGGAGGAGTTCATGCGGTCGCCGCACGGCCCCGAGATCCTCGACATGAAGAACCAACTGGCCGCCGAGGTGCTCGCGGGCTGGAAGAGCACAATGGCCAGCCTCGTCGCCGAGGCGCTCGATCGCGCAGCCCGCGACAGCGGCGTCGACCTGGCCGCCCGCGGCTATTCGGCGGAAACGCTCGCAAGCCTGTTCTGGGATGCGATCGAAGGCATGAAGGCGCGCCTGCAGAACCTCGACGAATTGCGCGTGGCGGCGCGCAGCCTCGTGTCAATGACAGCTCGCGCGGTCACGCCGACCTGA
- a CDS encoding molybdopterin cofactor-binding domain-containing protein: MASIGKIARRTFLFGMAAVAGGVAVGYYYYRRPYPNPLEGELAEGEVTFNPYLKIGSDNTITVIAPRAEMGQGISTTLAAFVAEELDVTLDRLKVEHGPPSYAYYNAAMLEEGAGFNFWDDSFTAETVRGLMGAAGKMLGLQATGGSTAARDGFDRMRQAGAAARIMLIEAAAARLGVPARDLATDNGTIVHKASNRSVTYGEVALDASKLSPPSTVALKEKADWKLLGKPQKRVDMLAKVTGAPIFGIDVRQPDMLFGTVRMSPVFGVKPVRADTSAAAKMPGVVKIVPIDSSYGSGFGVIAENTWAAFKAAEAIDVEWGKPDYPLSNDEIMTRIADAAKTGEASPMRDDGDVDVAFADAPQDRVIEAEYSVPYLSHAPMEPMNCTARLKDGVLDVWAPNQMPVLVRWFCSDIAGVPGDKTMVHTTSMGGAFGRRGELDYALYATILAKETNGRPVQVTWTREEDMRRGPFRPASVGKFRARIGNDGLPVAVDMRVAAQNMMASLMSRTFTSLPAGGSDPSITDGSRNQPYTIPNYRVSEIQVPDLPIPVTFWRSVGNSVNGFFHECFMDEIAQAGGIDPVEMRRKLMANHPAALAVVNKVAEMSGWGEALPEGKAKGFAFTLSFGSWCGQVIQIADTPSGIKLEKMWIAVEVGTALDPGIIETQMTSGAVYGLSAAMGQAITFEDGRVVQSNFHDFDAMRIFQAPEFEVAILENFHRMGGAGEVGVPPAAPALANALFALKGQRFRSLPLSKEVAFA, from the coding sequence ATGGCAAGCATCGGCAAGATCGCACGGCGCACCTTCCTGTTCGGCATGGCCGCCGTCGCGGGCGGCGTGGCCGTCGGCTACTACTATTACCGCAGGCCCTATCCGAATCCTCTCGAAGGCGAACTGGCCGAGGGTGAGGTCACCTTCAATCCCTATCTCAAGATCGGCTCCGACAATACGATCACGGTGATCGCGCCGCGCGCCGAGATGGGTCAGGGCATTTCGACCACGCTCGCCGCCTTCGTCGCCGAGGAACTCGACGTGACGCTCGACCGCCTCAAGGTCGAGCACGGACCGCCGTCCTATGCCTACTACAATGCCGCGATGCTCGAAGAGGGCGCCGGCTTCAACTTCTGGGACGACAGCTTCACGGCCGAGACGGTGCGCGGGCTGATGGGCGCGGCGGGCAAGATGCTGGGCCTGCAGGCCACCGGCGGCTCGACCGCGGCGCGCGACGGCTTTGACCGGATGCGCCAGGCCGGCGCGGCGGCGCGCATCATGTTGATCGAGGCGGCCGCCGCCCGGTTGGGCGTGCCTGCGCGCGACCTCGCGACCGACAACGGCACGATCGTCCACAAGGCGTCCAACCGCAGCGTCACCTATGGCGAGGTTGCGCTCGACGCCTCGAAACTGTCGCCGCCCTCGACCGTCGCGCTGAAAGAGAAGGCGGACTGGAAACTGCTCGGCAAACCGCAGAAACGCGTCGACATGCTGGCAAAGGTTACCGGCGCGCCGATCTTCGGCATCGACGTCCGGCAGCCCGACATGCTGTTCGGAACCGTTCGGATGAGCCCGGTCTTCGGCGTGAAACCCGTCCGTGCGGACACCTCGGCGGCTGCGAAGATGCCCGGCGTCGTCAAGATCGTGCCGATCGACTCCAGCTATGGAAGCGGCTTCGGCGTCATCGCGGAGAACACCTGGGCCGCGTTCAAGGCTGCCGAGGCGATCGATGTCGAGTGGGGTAAGCCGGATTATCCGCTTTCCAACGACGAGATCATGACCCGGATCGCGGACGCCGCCAAAACCGGCGAGGCGAGCCCGATGCGGGACGATGGCGATGTTGACGTCGCCTTCGCCGACGCGCCGCAGGATCGCGTCATCGAGGCGGAATACAGCGTTCCCTACCTGTCGCATGCTCCGATGGAGCCGATGAACTGCACGGCGCGGCTGAAAGACGGCGTCCTCGACGTCTGGGCGCCCAACCAGATGCCGGTGCTGGTGCGCTGGTTCTGCTCCGACATCGCCGGCGTGCCGGGCGATAAGACCATGGTGCACACCACCTCCATGGGCGGCGCCTTCGGCCGCCGTGGCGAGCTCGACTATGCGCTCTACGCCACCATCCTCGCCAAGGAGACGAATGGGCGTCCGGTGCAGGTGACATGGACCCGCGAGGAGGACATGCGGCGCGGGCCGTTCCGGCCGGCATCGGTTGGGAAGTTCCGGGCCCGCATCGGCAATGATGGCCTGCCGGTCGCCGTCGACATGCGGGTGGCGGCGCAGAACATGATGGCCTCGCTGATGAGCCGGACCTTCACGTCCCTGCCTGCCGGCGGCTCCGATCCCTCGATCACCGACGGATCGCGCAACCAGCCCTACACCATTCCCAACTACCGCGTTTCCGAGATCCAGGTGCCGGATCTGCCGATCCCCGTCACCTTCTGGCGCTCGGTCGGCAATTCCGTGAACGGCTTCTTCCACGAATGCTTCATGGACGAGATCGCTCAGGCGGGAGGCATCGATCCGGTCGAGATGCGGCGCAAGCTGATGGCGAACCATCCGGCCGCGCTCGCGGTCGTGAATAAGGTCGCGGAAATGTCCGGCTGGGGAGAGGCCCTGCCGGAAGGCAAGGCAAAGGGTTTCGCCTTTACGCTCTCCTTCGGCAGCTGGTGCGGACAGGTGATTCAGATCGCCGATACCCCTTCGGGTATCAAGCTCGAGAAGATGTGGATCGCCGTTGAAGTCGGCACGGCTCTCGACCCAGGCATCATCGAGACGCAGATGACGTCCGGCGCGGTCTACGGCCTGTCGGCAGCGATGGGCCAGGCGATTACCTTCGAGGACGGCCGGGTCGTCCAGTCGAACTTCCACGATTTCGACGCCATGCGCATCTTCCAGGCGCCCGAATTCGAGGTAGCGATCCTCGAGAATTTCCACCGCATGGGCGGCGCCGGCGAAGTCGGCGTGCCGCCGGCCGCACCCGCCCTCGCCAACGCGCTCTTCGCCCTCAAGGGCCAGCGCTTCCGCTCGCTGCCGCTGTCGAAGGAGGTCGCGTTCGCATGA
- a CDS encoding (2Fe-2S)-binding protein, whose amino-acid sequence MRLTVDGQEIEVDAEPDMPLLWALRDLAGKTGPKFGCGVAACGACTVVIDGQPVRSCSIPVGDVSGSVTTIEGLVVDGKLHPVQQAWLEEQVAQCGYCQAGQIMSAYALLEEIESPTDEDIDNAMGGNLCRCGTYPRIRAAIKKAANLKLARA is encoded by the coding sequence ATGCGTCTGACGGTCGATGGACAAGAGATCGAGGTCGACGCGGAGCCCGATATGCCGCTTCTGTGGGCCTTGCGCGACCTCGCCGGCAAGACAGGGCCGAAATTCGGCTGCGGCGTCGCCGCCTGCGGCGCCTGCACGGTGGTCATCGACGGCCAGCCCGTGCGGTCCTGCTCCATTCCGGTCGGCGATGTCAGCGGCAGCGTGACCACCATCGAGGGTCTCGTCGTCGACGGCAAGCTGCACCCGGTCCAGCAGGCCTGGCTGGAAGAGCAGGTCGCGCAATGCGGCTACTGCCAGGCCGGCCAGATCATGAGCGCCTACGCGCTGCTGGAAGAGATCGAGAGCCCGACCGACGAGGACATCGACAATGCCATGGGCGGCAATCTCTGCCGTTGCGGCACCTATCCGCGCATCCGCGCCGCCATCAAGAAAGCGGCGAACCTCAAGCTGGCGAGGGCCTGA
- a CDS encoding patatin-like phospholipase family protein: MRKPVNLALQGGGSHGAFTWGVLDRLLEDGRLDFAAVSGTSAGAMNAAALADGWMRGGREGARERLSSFWKSVARKGRFSPVQRLPWDIFWGNWSVENSPGYMFYDAMSRIFSPYMANPLNVNPLREVVEEEIDFRNVRSCKGISVFVSATNVQTGRLRVFSGDELSADAVMASACLPQVFRAVEIDGEPYWDGGYGGNPAIFPFFYTNHVEDVLLVQINPVIREGAPKTAQEIQNRVDEITFNSGLLHEMRAIAFVNRLIEEGRVSRDEYRAIRMHRIDADEAFKDLSASSKINAEWAFLEYLRDLGRSAAEDWLAANYDAVGEHATLDVSGEISGTPQLRSRGLGARTREFLATRRKPAA; this comes from the coding sequence ATGCGCAAGCCGGTCAACCTGGCGCTGCAGGGCGGCGGCTCGCACGGCGCGTTCACCTGGGGCGTGCTGGACCGCCTGCTCGAAGACGGCCGGCTCGACTTCGCGGCCGTCTCCGGCACCAGTGCCGGCGCGATGAACGCCGCGGCGCTCGCCGACGGCTGGATGCGCGGCGGACGCGAGGGCGCGCGCGAGCGTCTCTCATCCTTCTGGAAGAGCGTCGCGCGCAAGGGCCGCTTCTCTCCCGTGCAGCGGCTGCCCTGGGACATTTTCTGGGGCAACTGGTCGGTCGAGAATTCGCCCGGCTACATGTTCTACGACGCCATGTCGCGCATCTTCTCGCCTTATATGGCCAATCCCCTGAACGTGAACCCGCTCCGGGAGGTGGTCGAGGAAGAGATCGACTTCCGCAATGTCCGCAGCTGCAAGGGCATCAGCGTCTTCGTCTCGGCCACCAACGTGCAGACCGGCCGCCTGCGTGTCTTCTCCGGCGATGAGCTGAGCGCCGACGCCGTGATGGCGTCCGCCTGCCTGCCGCAGGTCTTTCGCGCCGTCGAGATCGACGGCGAGCCCTACTGGGACGGCGGCTACGGCGGCAATCCGGCGATCTTCCCCTTCTTCTACACCAACCATGTCGAGGACGTGCTTCTGGTGCAGATCAATCCGGTGATCCGGGAAGGCGCGCCGAAGACGGCGCAGGAAATCCAGAACCGCGTCGACGAGATCACCTTCAATTCCGGCCTGCTGCACGAAATGCGCGCGATCGCCTTCGTCAACAGGCTGATCGAGGAAGGGCGCGTTTCGCGCGACGAGTACCGCGCCATCCGCATGCATCGCATCGACGCCGACGAGGCATTCAAGGACCTGTCCGCCTCCTCGAAGATCAACGCGGAATGGGCCTTCCTGGAGTATCTGCGCGATCTCGGGCGCAGCGCCGCCGAGGACTGGCTCGCGGCGAACTACGATGCCGTCGGCGAGCATGCCACGCTCGACGTGTCGGGAGAGATTTCGGGAACGCCGCAACTCAGATCGCGCGGCCTCGGCGCGCGCACGCGTGAATTTCTGGCGACCCGCAGGAAGCCCGCCGCCTGA